A section of the Malania oleifera isolate guangnan ecotype guangnan chromosome 2, ASM2987363v1, whole genome shotgun sequence genome encodes:
- the LOC131148053 gene encoding scarecrow-like protein 14 yields the protein MDFPAVNPHERDPGYLVLPSTVRPPEADSDHRDDDGDLSADSSFKRILEMLMEEETMEEGSGMLVDPLALQAAEKSFSDVLGEKYPPSRDQLTELPCPDNSSHDDSFGSDRNAVSGSIFQSISQMPFSSVSSCCLGVSFDGIKNPSVSTLLHPNSFGADETISLQPRSVGEVGASKYFPCENLSIIDLENSALPPMLKNDSPHNEVEKNTKRENLQPIGARERKDQLRKDIDTKESRKKQLIAYEEEYELLELFDKVFVSCDDHMKPPVCNCNNEVSRNKQQLGYNGRKDRAKHKRNIKQEVDFRSLLLFCARAISINDDKNVDKTLKEIRQHASPFGDGSQRVAHYFANALEARLVGTGSQIFASLSSDRPSTTDQLKAYQSFLSACPFKRINFSFSNHYILNLAKMATKLHIIDFGILCGFQWPVVIQTLSQKLGGPPKLRITGIEIPHPIGPAKKVEETGHILAQYCKRFNVPFEYNGIAQKWETIQIEDLKIDDNEIVIVNCLHRLEYLLDETIMTNCPRDILRELIRKIKPHIFIHGIINGSFNSPFFVTRFHEALFHYSSLFDMLDTTLPHENEGRLLFEKEFYGREIINVVACEGLERIVRPLPYKLWQKQNISFGFKQLPLDRELIKTLRAKVKAGYHKDFAIDEDDHWMLHRWRGRIMLAISCWV from the coding sequence ATGGATTTCCCTGCTGTTAATCCGCATGAGCGAGACCCAGGTTACTTGGTTCTCCCTTCCACTGTGAGACCACCGGAGGCAGACTCTGATCATCGAGATGACGACGGCGACCTCTCCGCAGATTCTTCTTTCAAGCGCATCTTGGAGATGCTCATGGAAGAGGAGACGATGGAGGAGGGATCCGGCATGCTCGTTGACCCTTTGGCTCTCCAAGCTGCCGAAAAATCATTCAGCGATGTTCTCGGTGAGAAATACCCTCCCTCACGCGACCAGCTCACCGAGCTTCCCTGCCCTGATAATTCTTCCCATGATGATAGCTTTGGCAGCGACAGAAATGCTGTCAGCGGCTCCATTTTTCAGTCTATTTCTCAAATGCCTTTCAGCTCTGTGAGTAGCTGCTGCTTGGGTGTGAGTTTTGATGGCATCAAAAACCCTTCTGTAAGTACACTTCTTCACCCAAATTCTTTTGGTGCTGATGAGACCATCAGTTTGCAACCTAGAAGTGTGGGAGAAGTGGGTGCTAGTAAATATTTTCCTTGTGAAAATCTTTCAATTATTGATCTTGAGAATAGTGCGTTACCTCCAATGTTAAAAAATGACAGTCCACACAACGAGGTAGAGAAGAATACGAAGAGGGAGAATCTGCAGCCAATTGGTGCAAGGGAAAGGAAGGATCAGCTTAGGAAGGATATAGATACAAAAGAATCGAGGAAGAAGCAGTTAATAGCTTATGAGGAAGAGTATGAATTGTTGGAGTTGTTTGATAAGGTTTTCGTTTCTTGTGATGATCACATGAAGCCTCCGGTGTGCAATTGTAATAATGAAGTTTCGCGCAATAAACAACAGTTGGGATATAATGGCCGAAAGGATCGTGCAAAGCACAAGCGAAATATAAAACAAGAAGTTGATTTCAGGTCTCTCCTCCTTTTCTGCGCAAGAGCAATATCCATTAATGATGACAAGAATGTGGATAAAACGTTAAAAGAGATTAGACAGCATGCTTCTCCATTTGGTGACGGATCTCAAAGGGTTGCCCATTATTTTGCCAATGCCCTCGAGGCACGACTGGTTGGTACTGGGtctcaaatttttgcttctttGTCTTCCGACAGGCCATCGACAACCGATCAGCTAAAAGCTTACCAATCTTTTCTTTCTGCATGCCCATTCAAGAGAATCAACTTTAGCTTTTCAAATCATTACATCTTGAATTTAGCCAAGATGGCAACCAAACTTCATATTATAGATTTTGGTATCTTATGTGGTTTCCAATGGCCTGTCGTTATCCAAACTCTCTCACAGAAACTTGGTGGGCCTCCTAAACTTCGCATTACAGGGATAGAGATCCCTCACCCTATTGGGCCAGCAAAAAAAGTTGAAGAGACGGGTCATATCTTGGCACAATATTGTAAGCGCTTTAATGTTCCGTTTGAGTATAATGGCATTGCACAAAAATGGGAAACTATCCAAATTGAAGACCTCAAGATTGATGACAATGAGATAGTTATTGTGAACTGCTTGCATCGACTGGAATATCTACTTGATGAGACCATCATGACAAATTGTCCAAGGGATATTCTTCGAGAATTAATCCGAAAGATAAAGCCACACATTTTTATCCATGGTATAATTAACGGATCCTTCAACTCCCCTTTCTTTGTCACACGCTTCCATGAGGCACTTTTTCACTACTCTTCATTGTTTGATATGCTTGACACTACCTTACCCCATGAAAATGAGGGGAGGTTGCTATTTGAGAAAGAGTTTTATGGGCGGGAGATTATCAATGTCGTAGCATGTGAGGGTTTAGAGAGGATTGTGAGGCCTTTGCCATACAAACTTTGGCAAAAGCAAAATATAAGCTTTGGGTTCAAACAACTCCCTTTGGATAGGGAACTCATTAAGACATTAAGGGCAAAGGTGAAAGCTGGCTATCACAAAGATTTTGCAATTGATGAAGATGATCATTGGATGTTGCATAGATGGAGGGGTCGAATTATGCTTGCTATATCTTGTTGGGTGTAG